A window of Halobacillus naozhouensis genomic DNA:
CCAGCAAGTGTTTTAACGTTTCTTCCCCTTCTTCCGCTTTATAATCCACTACTTTGCCATCTTTAAAGGTTAGTGTGAAATTATCGATGACATTTCCACCATAATTAAGAGGTTTTGTACTGGAAACATGACCGTTTACTCCGTATTTATGCGGTGCAGTAAATACTTCTTCTGTTGGCATATTCGGATTAAAAGGTACTTTTCCTTCAACCGTTTGGGAGGCCCCGCCCTTCCAGATATGATTGTTTGGCAGCTCCACCTCAAGATCCGTTCCAGGAGCTTTGTAAATAAGCTTACTGTATTTTTTCTTATTTAGGAATTGCTTCGCTTGGATCAATGTCTGGTTATGTTCTTCCCAGGCAGCCACAGGATCCTCCCTGTCCACTCTCACAATACTGAAAATTTGCTCCCATAATTTCTCAACAGCATTATCTTCAGACTCCTCCGGGAAGATCTTTTGCGCCCAAGCAGGGATAGGAATGCTGACGATTGACCATTGGATACGGTCATTCATTGTAAAATCTCTGAATTTCGTCATCGCTTCGGATCGAGCTTTAGTTGCAGCGGCTACCTTTCCAGCATCAATTCCTTTTAACAGGTCTGGATCTGTTGACCGGATGGACAGAATAGCCGCTCCCTTTTCGCCAAAATAACTAAACATGTCCTTTTGCCAGTCGGGAACTTCCTTTAGTGTTTCGACATCAGCATACTCATAACGAAGCCGTGTCAGCTCGTCATCTGCCCAAACGATATGCACATCCTCAGCACCCATTTCATAGGCTTTCCTAGCTACAATCCGAGTAAATGGCGCACCTTCTACAGTCGAATTAATCATAAGTTTCTGATTTTCCTGCAGGTTTACACCTGTACGCAGGGCAAGCTCTGCATACTTTTCTAATTGTCCTTGACTTGGTAATAACATCAGTTTTCCTCCCCTTGGTTGTTATGTATCCGTATACATTATTTCACAATTCGTATCTTCATACAAAAGAGAAGACCCAACTATAGGGGAACCTATAAAGGGTCATTCCTCCGCCTCTTCTACAATTAAGGATAGCTCTTCCCAACGATTCATCTTCGTCTCCAGCTTATCCTCTAAGTCTTGTTTAGTTTGAAATAGCTCCTCGACTTTGTTATAGTCACTTGCTGCTTCAGCAATCTTTCTGTCAGTATCCTCGATCTCCTCTTCGATGGCTGTGATGTCATCTTCAATCGTCTCCCACTCTTGTTTCTCCCGGTAGGATAATTTACGCTTGCGATTCGACCTTCGCGTTTGTTCTTGCTCTGAGGACTCACTTTTATCTTGTTTGGTTTCTTCTTTTTTCAAAAGCTGTCTTCGTTCAATAAGTTCTGAGTAATTCCCATAGAAGGATTCAATAACCCCTTCCCCTTCAAATACCAACAGTTTATCAACGATCCGGTCTAAGAAATAACGATCGTGTGAAACGGTAATGACTACCCCGGGGAATTGTTCCAAATAGCCTTCAAGAACACTCAACGTTTCAGTATCAAGATCATTTGTAGGCTCATCGAGAAACAGAACGTTAGGCTCGCTCATTAATACACGCAGTAGATAGAGTCTGCGCCGTTCCCCACCGGAAAGACGTTTAATATAGGTCCATTGCTGCGGTCTTGGAAAAAGGAACCGCTCAAGCATCTGTTCAGCTGTAATCTGTTCTCCGTCCGCCGTTGAAATCACTTCAGCGACTTCTTTTATATATTCAATCACCTTTACTGATTCATCCATCTCCTCATGATCCTGCGTATAATAGCCGATTTTAACTGTAGAACCAATTGTCAATTCCCCATGATCAGGTTTGACTCGCTTTGCCATAATATTTAATAAGGTTGTTTTTCCTGATCCATTCGGGCCAATAATACCGAGCCTCTCTTCGGGAACCACTAAATAATTGAAGTGATTAATGATTCGCTTTTCCGCGAAAGAATGGGAGATGTCTTTTAACTCGATCACCTGTTTTCCAAGCCGAGTCGAGCCAATGGCCATATCAACATCCTGTTTCTCCGTATTAAAACTTTGCTCTTGCATAGCTTCCACACGCTGTTTCCTGGCCTTCTGCTTCGTTGAACGGGCTTTAGCCCCTCGCTTTAACCAGGCAAGTTCTCTTCTTAACGTGTTTTGATGCTTTTGTTCTGCTTGACGCTCTCTTTCTTCACGCTCTGCCTTTTTCTCAAGGAATGTTTGATAATTACCCTCGTAGGTGTACAATGTGCCATTGTCGAGCTCATAGATAAGATTCGTTACTCGATTTAAGAAATAACGGTCGTGGGTGACAACCATTAAAGAACCTTTATATTGAGACAGGTATTCCTCGAGCCATTCAATCGTCTGATTATCTAAATGGTTCGTTGGTTCATCAAGCAGCAAAAGGTCAGCCGGCTGAATTAATGCCTTAGCCAAAGCTACTCTTTTACGCTGACCACCAGAAAGCTCCTGGATCGATTTATCAAAGTCAACAATCCCAAGCTTTGTCAAAATTGTTTTCGCCCTGGTATTGGCTTCCCATGCTCCTGTCTCATCCATACGCTGCTGAAAGGTTAATAACTGATTCTGAACATGTTGATCTTCAGGGTTGTCTTGAAGGCGCTGCAAAACGCGCTCATATCCCCTAATCGTAACCATGATCTCAGAGTCACCGTAATAGATTTGCTCTAACACTGTTTTGTCTACATCCAATTCTGGATCCTGAGGCAAATATTCCACCGTAAAATCTTTTGCATGATGTGTCGTCCCTGTATCAGCCGATTCTATCCCTGCGATCGACTTTAGCAGCGTAGATTTCCCTGTACCGTTGACACCAATTAAACCAATGCGCTGCTGGTTCGAAATGGTGAACGATACATCGGCAAACAGCTGTTTATCTCCATAACTCTTACTTAATTGCTCAACAGATAAAATGCTCATTATTCCGCTCACCTTTCATTCACAAACTATTTTCCATTTTATCATACAAGAAAGATGGAAGCGCCTAATACCAATTGAAAAAGCCCCAAGTACGTTTCAAAAGTACTTGGGGCTCGATCGATCCATAAAAAGCTTACTGTTCTTTTTCATTTGATTGATCTCTGCGCCAATATTCCATCCCTTTGACGCCAGGTAAATGATCCTGGTAAAAGACAGGGTCTTTTCCTTCCTTCCTCTGTCTACTGTAGTCTTTCAATGCAGCATAAGCTACTTTAGACAACCTGAAAATCGCATAGAGGTTGATCAATGCCATAATTCCCATTGTCAAATCAGCCAGTGACCAAACGAGACCAAATTCGGCTACAGCTCCGAATAATACCATTGCCAGCACAGCCAGGCGGTAAATGAACATGCCGGTTGTACTTTCCTTAATGAACTCAATATTGGTTTCTCCATAATAGTAGTTCCCAATGATAGAACTAAAGGCAAATAAGAAAATGGCAACAGCAATAAAGATCGCTGCCCATCGTCCCAACTGTGTTTCAAAGGCTAATTGTGTCAACTGGACACCATCGAGATCCGTAGTCACGTACTCCCCTGAGAACAGGATGATGACAGCTGTTGCACTGCAGATCAAGAGAGTATCGGTGAAAACGCCAAGGGTTTGGATTAAGCCCTGTTTGACTGGGTGTGATACCTCTGAGGTTGCAGCTGCGTTCGGTGCACTACCCATTCCGGCTTCGTTGGAGAATAAACCACGTTTAACTCCGACTAAGATCATCCCGCCAAAGGTTCCGCCGGCTATTTCTCTAAAACCAAAAGCCCCTTGAAAAATCATCCCAATCATTTCAGGAAGCTGTGGCAGATTTACGATTAGCACATATCCTGCCAGGATAATATAGAAAATCGCCATGATCGGGATAACAACCTGGGTCACTTGAGCAATCCGTTTCAGACCGCCGAAAATAATGAGAGCAGTAAGAATAGTTAGGATAATGCCCATCGTCCATCGCTCTATATCAAAAGATCGTTCAAATGCCAGCCTGATCGTATTAGATTGTACAGAGCTAAACACTAGGCCGTATGTAAACGTAATTGTTATGGCAAAGATGATTCCCAGCATTCGGTTGTTAAGCCCTTTTTCCATATAATAGGCTGGGCCACCCCGGTATTGATCTTTATCAGGTATTTTATATATCTGAGCCAGGGTACTCTCGATAAAACTCGAAGCACCGCCAAGGATCGCCACCATCCACATCCAGAATACGGCTCCAGGACCACCAACGGATATTGCCGCGGCTACACCCGCTAAGTTCCCTGTTCCTACACGGGATGCTGTACTGATGGTAAATGCCTGGAATGGGGATGTACCTTTCTTTCCGTCAGCTGATATCGCCCGCTTATCAAATAAAACGCGGAACATTTCAGGGATATAACGAAATTGGGCAAAATTCAGACGAATAGTAAAATAAAGACCAAGCCCTAAAAGTGCTGCAACAAGAATGTATCCCCACATCCAGCCATTTAGCGTGGATATTATTTCTTCCATTTCCCTCCACCTCCAAATTTTTTTGAAAAAATTTACATTAGGAATCTTTCCCTAATAAAATCTGAGTGAAACCTACCAAGTAAATTAGAAACAGATAAGACGACCAATATTTACTTTACCAATAATCGTACGAACTTAAAATAGGAATATGCGATTGAATTTTAAAAATAAAACTCATCATAGCTTTCACAAACTGTAAAGAAACGTGTCTCGACGGCTTATATTTTTATTGATTTTTTCAAAATCAGCTTGGCTTTCTATTAAAAAACTACAATCATTTATAAAACAGCCTTTTGTTTCAAACAAGAAGAAACTGAAAAATGAACTAAAAAAGCTACTCCTCTCTTAGTTCTAACTAAGAGAGGAGTAGCTTTTATCTTAGAATTCCGTGTTGAATATACCTAAGAGGCTCAGGCGTTCGTAAGTACGCACAAAAATGCTTGTAGAGAAAAACAAAGGTATTCATTCATCAGGGTTACGTTATACATTTATTTTTTATTCCTGTCTATTCGTCCGACTTCCACGGTAGCCCTGTTCCGAACATTTCAGCAAGTTCCTTGGATTCTTTTCTCCTCAAATTACGCTGTTCACGGCGTTTACCTGCACCTTCATGGAGCCATTTTTCTTCCTTCGATTCCGGATAGACCGGTGGAACCGGAGTCGGCTTGTTATGTTCATCAACAGCTACCATGGAAAGAAACGCTGTTGTACATACTTTTCTTTCACCCGTAAGTAAATTTTCCGTAATGGCTTTAACGAACACTTCCATTGAGGTGTTGTGAGTCCACGTTACAAAAGCTTCTAGACAAATCGTATCGCCTTCAAATACGGGCTGCAGGAAATCTACTGAATCAGTAGAGGCCGTAACAACCGGCTGGCGGCAATGCCTTACAGAGGCAATTGCTGCCACATCATCAATATAGGCCATCAACTTCCCTCCAAATAACGTCCCATGACTATTTGTATCTGGCGGGAGTACGTGTGAATTCTTTACGGCTAATGAATCAATGCAAGGTTTAGCTTCCATTGTCATCCCTCTCTTTCTTTTCTGGAATCGTTCCCTTCACCTATTATATCACTTTTCATCTGATGACATCCTTTTCGTTAATTTCATTTCAAAGGTTGCCCCGTTTTGACTCTCATTATTATAGGCCTGGATGGTCCCACCACTGCGTTGAACAATTGCACGTGAAATCGCCAACCCAAGACCTGTTTCCCCTTGTTTCCCTTTAATAAACCGTTCAAATAAGTGTGGCAGAAGCTCTTCTGGTATGCCGTCTCCATCATCAGTTACAAGAACCCGCAGTACATCCCCCTCAATATAGGAACGAAGGATCACTTCATGATTGGCATGACGGACACCATTTCCAATCATATTAATGAAGGCCTGAAGGATACGCTCCCTGTCCACAAACGTGTGAAAGGTACCATCTGCTTCAAGACGTAATTCGATATCCCTTTCCCTGGCAAGAGGGACTAGACGATCCTTTGCCTGATTGATGACATCGATCACATTCGTTTCTTCTGCGTGGTACACATCCTCATTGCTATCAAGCTTGGCTAACAAAATCATCTCATTGACAATCTTCTTCAACCGTTCTGTCTCACTAACAACGACCGTAAGCCCTTTTTCGGCTGCCTCCTTTTCAAAAACACCATCACGAATCCCTTCTGCGTACCCTTGAATAGCCATCAACGGGGTTTTTAGTTCATGGGAAGCATTTTGGAAAAACTGTTTTTGTGAGGTAATATAACGTTCCAGTTCATAAGCCATTTGCCGGACACTTTGTTCTACCTCTTTTATCTCTCCACTCGCTTTTACTGTCTGAACTTGAGAAAACTGCCGCTTTTCAATTTTCTTTACTTCCTGCTTCAATCGCGTAAGCGGAGTAACGAGTTTTTTTGTTAAAAAGTAACCCATAATAATGGCAAGCATCAACCCTATAAAGAAGACACCGATCATTCGCCCTGCAAAAATAGCTTGTACAACTTGCAGGTCATCAAATGGAGTCGCAATCACTAAGATCATACCGCTACTGCTAGGCTCAAAACCTAAGTCATATACTACATAGCTTTCACCCCGATGGCTTTCCCACACTTCTTCCTCAATGAGCTCACCGTCATAGTTTTCAACCCACGTTTTGGCCGTTTCAGCTGGAAGTGTACTGAATAAAACTTCTTCACCGTAACGATCGAATAATAACATAGGAAAATTACTGTCCTGAATGAATTTCGATAGTTGAGCCACTCTCTCTGAAGGATTCTGCTCATTTGCAATATTTTTTAGCACTTCAGCACGGCCTTCCAGCTGTCTCAATTCATCCTGCACAAGCAAGTCCATCAGCAAAGAATAGATAAAAAAAGCTGTAAGCGACATAATGACAATAATAATCGCAGTAAATGCAGCATTCAACTGATACAGGAGCTTCATGATGAACTCCTGTTCGACCTGAGCCGATAGCCATGACCCCAGACCGTTTCTAATGGGAGGTCTTTCATTTTTTTTCGAAGACGCTTCACTAAATCATCGACGGCCCGGTCACTGCCAAAGTAATCATCGCCCCAAACCTGAACAAGCAGTTCCTCTCTGCTAAAAGCACGGTTTTCCTGTTCAGCGAGGATTTTTAACATTTCAAACTCCTTTGTCGTCACCTCTATTTCCGTCTCCTGGAAATAGGCACTTCGCTCCGCATCGTTTAAGGTAAGTTCTCCGGCTTGTATAAGTTCAGCGGATCCTTCCTTTTCCGGCTTCATCACTTCCCACCGTTTTAAATGACGCTTCACTCTTGCTACCAGTTCCCTTGGGCTGAAGGGTTTTGTTAAATAGTCATCGCCGCCTAATTCAAGTCCTATTATTTTATCAACTTCTTCATCTTTCGCTGAGATAATCACAATCGGCACCTCGGATGTCTGCCGTACTTTTTTGCAAAATTCGTAGCCATCCATACCAGGAAGCATAAGATCAAGCACCCATAAGTCAGGCGGCTCTCCTTCAAACAGCTCCCAGGCTGTTTCCGCTGTTTCAAGCGCCTTGACTTTAAATCCCTCTTTCGCTAAATAGCCTGTGACAATGTCACGGATATTGGCATCATCTTCGACTAAACCAATTGTTTGATCCATATTATTTCACTCCTTACGATCAAGGCTTTTCTACATTTTCGCATACTTTTAAGAAGAGAACCTCTTTTACACACTTTTTCCACATTTACTCCAAAGTCATGCCATAACTCATCCGTAGAATAAAAATTGCAAGAGGGAATCAGTTCGTTATCTAAATTCATCGCTACAGTAATTCCATACTCTACTCTCTCTTATTTTTTCTAAGAAAGGGGCCATTAGAAATATGAATGATGAGAATAACAAAAAACCTAAACAGCACTATAAACGATCCGGTTTAGCTTATGGAGTATTAGGAGCTATTATAGCAGTGTTTTTTATAACAACTGTATTCCAATGGCAGGGGATCTCGATAAACATCAATACGAGTAAACCTACTGCCCAAGCTGATGAGTTACAACTAGGTAAAACTCAGGAAGCCGTAACACAGGCCGTCAATGAAACAGAAGAGTCTGTTGTAGCTGTAAGCAATATTCAGGAAAGTCCCCGCGGTTTACAAAAAGCCGGCACTGGATCTGGGGTCATTTACAAGAAAGACGGCGATCAAGCTTATATTGTGACCAACCATCACGTAGTAGCCAATGCTTCTGAAATTGAAGTGATTTTAAGTGATGGTACAAAAGTTAAAGCCGAATTGAAAGGCAGTGACCCACTAACAGACCTAGCCGTTTTACAAATAGATAGCGAACATGTCGAAGGGGTTGCAGAACTAGGGTCATCCGAAGACGTAGAGGTTGGCCAAACAGCCATAGCAATCGGTAACCCGCTTGGCATGGAATTCGCTGGTTCAGTCACTAAAGGAATTGTCAGTGGTCTTAACCGTGATATTCCAGTAGATATTAACGGAGACCAACAGCCAGACTGGCAAACCGAGGTGATTCAGACCGATGCCGCTATTAACCCAGGAAATAGCGGTGGGGCACTGGTTAATCTTCAAGGTGAAGTCATAGGAATTAATTCTATGAAGATCGCTAAAAAAGAAGTAGAAGGCATCGGCTTCGCTATTCCGATGAGTGTGGTCAAGCCAGTCATTAAAGACCTGGAAACTCAAGGAAGCGTGCAGCGACCTTACATGGGTATATCCCTGAAGGATGTAAGTGAAGTTCCGAGTCCCATTCTTGAAAGAGAATTGAACCTGCCAGGCAGCGTCCAGTATGGTGTTATCGTTGCCGGGGTGGAAAAGGGGACTCCTGCAGCTGATGCTAATCTACAAAAGTATGACGTGATTACAAAAATTGACGACGAGAAAGTAAAATCGCTCATGAGTTTACGCCAATACCTTTATAAGGAAGCCAAGATTGGCGAACAGGTAGAACTGACCGTTTACCGAAATGGTGAACCGATGAAAGTTTCACTCGAACTTTCCTCCCAATAAAATATAAATTTAACCTCTCTCTAAAAAGGACCTGTGACTAGAAGCACAGGTCCTTTTTTTATGTTGGCTAAAAAACGTTAAACCGCTTATTCAATTCAAAACTATACGGTTTTTCAGCCTGCCACTGCAGACCCCAGATAATTTAGAGAATGGGTGATAACAGTCTTGCTATCGCTTCTTTAAATTTAATCCATGTTGAGCGATTCTTATATAACTTAAAGGTCAATTTAGTTGAATCGGTAATATCTTCATGAAATCGGTCTGCTAACACGTGTGCAATCTTCGGATGGTATAAAAAAGCATTCACTTCAAAGTTTAATCGGAAACTGCGTACATCAATGTTAGCTGTACCCACTGAAGCGATATTGCCGTCCACAATAAGGGTTTTCGCATGTAGAAAGCCTTTTTGATAAATATAAACAGTTGCTCCCGCCTTTAACAATTCTCCGATGTTGGAATACGTTGCCCAATAAACGAAGGGATGATCAGGTTTATTAGGAATCATAATCCGCACGTCAACACCTGATAAGACAGCAATTCTCATGGCATCCAGCAAACTATCATCGGGAATGAAATAAGGTGTCTGGATATAAACGTATTCTTTTGCAGACATAATCATTTTGATATATCCATTCTTAATCTGTTCCCAGTCTGAATCCGGGCCGCTTGAGATGATTTGGACGCCAACATCCCCCTCAGCTTCCGCTTGAAAATAGCGTTCATCATAAAAAATATCATCCCTTGAGGCATGGTTCCAGTCTAAAATAAATCGGGTCTGCATATTGTTCACAGCCCCGCCTTTAATACGAACATGGGTATCACGCCAGTATCCAAAACGCTTACTATACCCTAAGTATTCGTCTCCAATGTTAAATCCGCCGATATAACCAATTTTGCCATCAATGATAGCCAGTTTGCGATGGTTACGATAGTTAATTTTCATATTTAGTTTAGGAATCAGCGGCGGAAAGAAGGTCTCGACCATTCCGCCTGCTTCTTCAATTCTTCTTATATATTTACGCCTCAATTTTCTTGAGCCCATATCGTCATACAGCAGCTTCACCTCTACACCTTGTTCCGCTTTCCTAACAAGGACATCAGCCAGCCGCTGTCCTAATTGGTCATCACGGACAATGTAGTAAAGAAGATGGATGTGTTCTTGTGCCTGTTCAAGATCTTCAAGTAAGGCATGAAATTTCTTCTGACCATCAGTAAAAATTTCCACTTCATTGTCTTGTGTAAGCAGTGCGTCATTATTTTTCAATTGCATATAGATTAAATCTTCATATGGAACAATATCTTCATGGTAAACTTTTAACGTATGGTCTTTAATGGAACGGAGCTGGTCCTGGACTGCTGTCAAAAGCCCTAAACGGCTCTTCTTATCCCAGGTAAAGATTTCTTTTTTACTTAATTTCCGTCCAAATATTAAATATAGAAAAAAGCCTGCAATTGGAATGAAGAGAAGAACCATTAACCAAGCCCAGGTTGAGCTTGCATCCCGGCGTTCAAGGAAGATAATAGCCAGTGCCAAAAGCACGTTTAATATGAGGATTACACTTAATACGTAAGGGAGAAAAATCACCTCATCCCCACCTTCCTTTTAGTAACACTATTGCTTATATACTATAGCACATTACAGGATATGACCTAAACAAGAAAAGCGGAAGGAAGCTAATGGGAAGTAATGTTTTTCGTATCTTGATCCCTAACTAAAATAAGAGGCATAACTCCAGACGAGTCAGCCTCTTTTGTACGTTTATTTAAGTTCCAATAAAATACCCTTAGAAGCGAGTTCCTTTTCTGCTTCATCTAACGCTTCGATTTGATCTGCCGAGATAGTATGTGTATGAATTCCATCTGTTAACTCAAGTAAAAACGACGCTTTTGTAGAATTGACCTGATCTATAAAACGCTGAACATCGCGGCGATTTGAAATGTTTAAACGAGCCGTTAGATCACCATAAACTGGATGCTCTACAACGACATCCTCTATCTTCACCCCATGATCCACCATAATCGTCAGTTCTGCCTCGGTTTGTTCAGCGGAGTGACAACAGACAATTGTTCGTTTAAACTTAGGAGCTGAATTCATTTTTGTTAAGTAAACATACCCTTGACTCGTTGCTACAATGGGCTCACCACTAGCTTTCAACAGAGAAACGTCTCCCACAATCACCTGCCTGGTCACGTGCATTTCTTTGGCAATAGAACTTCCTGTAAGAGGTTCGTCCCGTTCCTTTAATAAAGTTAATA
This region includes:
- a CDS encoding aminopeptidase, with product MLLPSQGQLEKYAELALRTGVNLQENQKLMINSTVEGAPFTRIVARKAYEMGAEDVHIVWADDELTRLRYEYADVETLKEVPDWQKDMFSYFGEKGAAILSIRSTDPDLLKGIDAGKVAAATKARSEAMTKFRDFTMNDRIQWSIVSIPIPAWAQKIFPEESEDNAVEKLWEQIFSIVRVDREDPVAAWEEHNQTLIQAKQFLNKKKYSKLIYKAPGTDLEVELPNNHIWKGGASQTVEGKVPFNPNMPTEEVFTAPHKYGVNGHVSSTKPLNYGGNVIDNFTLTFKDGKVVDYKAEEGEETLKHLLDTDEGSSRLGEMALVPHESPISQSGLIFYNTLYDENASCHLALGKAYPNNVEGGSDMSEDELDQSGVNHSLSHVDFMMGSDELDIDGVLEDGTTEPVMRKGSWALSFE
- a CDS encoding ABC-F family ATP-binding cassette domain-containing protein, producing the protein MSILSVEQLSKSYGDKQLFADVSFTISNQQRIGLIGVNGTGKSTLLKSIAGIESADTGTTHHAKDFTVEYLPQDPELDVDKTVLEQIYYGDSEIMVTIRGYERVLQRLQDNPEDQHVQNQLLTFQQRMDETGAWEANTRAKTILTKLGIVDFDKSIQELSGGQRKRVALAKALIQPADLLLLDEPTNHLDNQTIEWLEEYLSQYKGSLMVVTHDRYFLNRVTNLIYELDNGTLYTYEGNYQTFLEKKAEREERERQAEQKHQNTLRRELAWLKRGAKARSTKQKARKQRVEAMQEQSFNTEKQDVDMAIGSTRLGKQVIELKDISHSFAEKRIINHFNYLVVPEERLGIIGPNGSGKTTLLNIMAKRVKPDHGELTIGSTVKIGYYTQDHEEMDESVKVIEYIKEVAEVISTADGEQITAEQMLERFLFPRPQQWTYIKRLSGGERRRLYLLRVLMSEPNVLFLDEPTNDLDTETLSVLEGYLEQFPGVVITVSHDRYFLDRIVDKLLVFEGEGVIESFYGNYSELIERRQLLKKEETKQDKSESSEQEQTRRSNRKRKLSYREKQEWETIEDDITAIEEEIEDTDRKIAEAASDYNKVEELFQTKQDLEDKLETKMNRWEELSLIVEEAEE
- a CDS encoding alanine/glycine:cation symporter family protein, with translation MEEIISTLNGWMWGYILVAALLGLGLYFTIRLNFAQFRYIPEMFRVLFDKRAISADGKKGTSPFQAFTISTASRVGTGNLAGVAAAISVGGPGAVFWMWMVAILGGASSFIESTLAQIYKIPDKDQYRGGPAYYMEKGLNNRMLGIIFAITITFTYGLVFSSVQSNTIRLAFERSFDIERWTMGIILTILTALIIFGGLKRIAQVTQVVIPIMAIFYIILAGYVLIVNLPQLPEMIGMIFQGAFGFREIAGGTFGGMILVGVKRGLFSNEAGMGSAPNAAATSEVSHPVKQGLIQTLGVFTDTLLICSATAVIILFSGEYVTTDLDGVQLTQLAFETQLGRWAAIFIAVAIFLFAFSSIIGNYYYGETNIEFIKESTTGMFIYRLAVLAMVLFGAVAEFGLVWSLADLTMGIMALINLYAIFRLSKVAYAALKDYSRQRKEGKDPVFYQDHLPGVKGMEYWRRDQSNEKEQ
- a CDS encoding acyl-CoA thioesterase, with amino-acid sequence MEAKPCIDSLAVKNSHVLPPDTNSHGTLFGGKLMAYIDDVAAIASVRHCRQPVVTASTDSVDFLQPVFEGDTICLEAFVTWTHNTSMEVFVKAITENLLTGERKVCTTAFLSMVAVDEHNKPTPVPPVYPESKEEKWLHEGAGKRREQRNLRRKESKELAEMFGTGLPWKSDE
- a CDS encoding sensor histidine kinase, whose protein sequence is MKLLYQLNAAFTAIIIVIMSLTAFFIYSLLMDLLVQDELRQLEGRAEVLKNIANEQNPSERVAQLSKFIQDSNFPMLLFDRYGEEVLFSTLPAETAKTWVENYDGELIEEEVWESHRGESYVVYDLGFEPSSSGMILVIATPFDDLQVVQAIFAGRMIGVFFIGLMLAIIMGYFLTKKLVTPLTRLKQEVKKIEKRQFSQVQTVKASGEIKEVEQSVRQMAYELERYITSQKQFFQNASHELKTPLMAIQGYAEGIRDGVFEKEAAEKGLTVVVSETERLKKIVNEMILLAKLDSNEDVYHAEETNVIDVINQAKDRLVPLARERDIELRLEADGTFHTFVDRERILQAFINMIGNGVRHANHEVILRSYIEGDVLRVLVTDDGDGIPEELLPHLFERFIKGKQGETGLGLAISRAIVQRSGGTIQAYNNESQNGATFEMKLTKRMSSDEK
- a CDS encoding response regulator transcription factor gives rise to the protein MDQTIGLVEDDANIRDIVTGYLAKEGFKVKALETAETAWELFEGEPPDLWVLDLMLPGMDGYEFCKKVRQTSEVPIVIISAKDEEVDKIIGLELGGDDYLTKPFSPRELVARVKRHLKRWEVMKPEKEGSAELIQAGELTLNDAERSAYFQETEIEVTTKEFEMLKILAEQENRAFSREELLVQVWGDDYFGSDRAVDDLVKRLRKKMKDLPLETVWGHGYRLRSNRSSS
- a CDS encoding S1C family serine protease, which gives rise to MNDENNKKPKQHYKRSGLAYGVLGAIIAVFFITTVFQWQGISININTSKPTAQADELQLGKTQEAVTQAVNETEESVVAVSNIQESPRGLQKAGTGSGVIYKKDGDQAYIVTNHHVVANASEIEVILSDGTKVKAELKGSDPLTDLAVLQIDSEHVEGVAELGSSEDVEVGQTAIAIGNPLGMEFAGSVTKGIVSGLNRDIPVDINGDQQPDWQTEVIQTDAAINPGNSGGALVNLQGEVIGINSMKIAKKEVEGIGFAIPMSVVKPVIKDLETQGSVQRPYMGISLKDVSEVPSPILERELNLPGSVQYGVIVAGVEKGTPAADANLQKYDVITKIDDEKVKSLMSLRQYLYKEAKIGEQVELTVYRNGEPMKVSLELSSQ
- the cls gene encoding cardiolipin synthase, with translation MIFLPYVLSVILILNVLLALAIIFLERRDASSTWAWLMVLLFIPIAGFFLYLIFGRKLSKKEIFTWDKKSRLGLLTAVQDQLRSIKDHTLKVYHEDIVPYEDLIYMQLKNNDALLTQDNEVEIFTDGQKKFHALLEDLEQAQEHIHLLYYIVRDDQLGQRLADVLVRKAEQGVEVKLLYDDMGSRKLRRKYIRRIEEAGGMVETFFPPLIPKLNMKINYRNHRKLAIIDGKIGYIGGFNIGDEYLGYSKRFGYWRDTHVRIKGGAVNNMQTRFILDWNHASRDDIFYDERYFQAEAEGDVGVQIISSGPDSDWEQIKNGYIKMIMSAKEYVYIQTPYFIPDDSLLDAMRIAVLSGVDVRIMIPNKPDHPFVYWATYSNIGELLKAGATVYIYQKGFLHAKTLIVDGNIASVGTANIDVRSFRLNFEVNAFLYHPKIAHVLADRFHEDITDSTKLTFKLYKNRSTWIKFKEAIARLLSPIL
- a CDS encoding transcription repressor NadR → MSDSKLKAKERRDYILTLLKERDEPLTGSSIAKEMHVTRQVIVGDVSLLKASGEPIVATSQGYVYLTKMNSAPKFKRTIVCCHSAEQTEAELTIMVDHGVKIEDVVVEHPVYGDLTARLNISNRRDVQRFIDQVNSTKASFLLELTDGIHTHTISADQIEALDEAEKELASKGILLELK